The following coding sequences are from one Liolophura sinensis isolate JHLJ2023 chromosome 12, CUHK_Ljap_v2, whole genome shotgun sequence window:
- the LOC135479681 gene encoding putative uncharacterized protein FLJ45035, translating into MFNRLRLALEMFSRLRLALEMFSRLRLALEMYNRLRLALRMLSCLRLALEMYNRLRLALEMFNRLRLALEMYNRLRLSLEMFSRLRLALEMFSRLRLALEMFSRLRLALEMYSRLRLALEMYSRLHLALEMFSRLHLALEMFSRLRLALEMFSFLRLALEMFNRLRLALEMFNRLRLA; encoded by the coding sequence ATGTTCAATCGTCTTCGCCTGGCGTTAGAGATGTTCAGTCGTCTTCGCCTGGCGTTAGAGATGTTCAGTCGTCTTCGCCTGGCGTTAGAGATGTACAATCGTCTTCGCCTGGCGTTAAGGATGCTCAGTTGTCTTCGCCTGGCGTTAGAGATGTACAATCGTCTTCGCCTGGCGTTAGAGATGTTCAATCGTCTTCGCCTGGCGTTAGAGATGTACAATCGTCTTCGCCTGTCGTTAGAGATGTTCAGTCGTCTTCGCCTAGCGTTAGAGATGTTCAGTCGTCTTCGCCTGGCGTTAGAGATGTTCAGTCGTCTTCGCCTAGCGTTAGAGATGTACAGTCGTCTTCGCCTGGCGTTAGAGATGTACAGTCGTCTTCACCTGGCGTTAGAGATGTTCAGTCGTCTTCACCTGGCGTTAGAGATGTTCAGTCGTCTTCGCCTGGCGTTAGAGATGTTCAGTTTTCTTCGCCTGGCGTTAGAGATGTTCAATCGTCTTCGCCTGGCGTTAGAGATGTTCAATCGTCTTCGCCTGGCATAG
- the LOC135479660 gene encoding uncharacterized protein LOC135479660 translates to MFAGLLLLVASCILGAQANWTEVIKNGNSKLTTALKHKNFETISKTYAPASDFTFIQGGKTLVMSLNNQDTADWFRSMSDKGIVDLDLTTMAITNLGDVANERGRYKLSRANGSVAYSGVYLTSWYLKNGKLQITMAMWT, encoded by the exons ATGTTTGCAGGGCTGCTTCTTTTGGTGGCCAGTTGCATCCTGGGAGCCCAAGCAA ACTGGACTGAGGTCATAAAAAATGGAAATTCCAAGCTAACAACAGCACTCAAACACAAGAATTTCGAAACGATTTCAAAAACGTATGCCCCCGCAAGCGATTTCACATTCATCCAAGGCGGCAAGACATTGGTGATGTCTCTGAATAACCAGG ATACTGCGGACTGGTTCCGTTCCATGTCTGACAAAGGTATCGTGGACCTCGATCTTACGACGATGGCTATCACTAACCTTGGAGATGTGGCCAATGAGCGGGGCCGATACAAACTCAGTCGGGCGAATGGCAGTGTGGCTTACTCCGGAGT ATATCTGACCAGTTGGTATCTCAAGAACGGCAAGCTTCAAATAACCATGGCAATGTGGACATAG